The Desulfuromonadales bacterium genome contains the following window.
CAAAGTTCTGCTCGGGCAGGGGGCGCTGTTGCGCAACCGGAAGCTTGCCTTCAATCTGCTCGATATGGAGGTCGAGGAAATCCCTTTGTAGCAGGCCGGGTATTTTTTATAAGCCCTGGATATCCAAATAAATCTCCGAGCCTTCACGCCTAAAGGGTATGCGCCCCAAGGCGGCAGGCCAACGGGTTCCGCCGGAAACGGCGGCGCCTCCCTCTTGGAAAGGAGAACCGCTTGTCGCAGGATCGAAAGATCAGGAGTATCGCGAGGGCTCTTTCCGGAAGGGAAGAGCCCTTTTCGCTATGGAGCGCGCCCCAACATGGCAGTCACCTTTGAAGAAGCAAGAAGCCTGATTCTGGAAAATGTCGTGCCGCTCGCCACCGAGCGGGTGCAGCTTCTTGCCGCGGTCGGTAGAATTCTGGCCGAAGAGTTGCGTGCCCCCTGGGACCTTCCCGGTTGGGACAACTCGGCCATGGACGGTTACGCCGTGCGCGCCGAGGACTGCCGTGAGCCCGTGACCCTTGTCGTGGTGGATTACCTTCCCGCCGGCGGCAGCGCCGAGGGGATGGTCGTGCGGCCGGGGACGGCAGTGAAGATCATGACCGGCGCGCCGGTTCCGCAGGGCTGCACCGCCGTCGTACCTTTCGAGGCGGCGACGGAGGAAGGGGACAGGGTGCACATCCGGGACCGGGTGGAGCCGCGCAGCCACATCCGTTTCCGCGGCGAGGACCTCCGGGCCGGCGATCTCGTCATCCCTGCCGGCACCCTGCTGCGACCGCCGGAGATCAACATGCTCGCCGCCTTCGGCCAGGCGCAGGTTGCCGTCTATCGCCGGCCGCGGGTCTCCATCCTCTCCACCGGCGATGAGCTGGTGGAACTCGGCGAAGCGATCGCGCCGGGCAAGATCGTCAACAGCAACTCCCACTCCCTGGCGGCCGCCGTCATGGAGGCCGGGGGGGAGCCGGTGCTCCTCGGCATCGCCCGGGACAACCGGGAGAGTCACCTGGAGAAGCTCAGCGCGGGCCTGGCGGCCGACGTGCTGCTCACCTCCGCCGGGGTGTCGGCTGGCGACCGCGACCTGGTGCGCGAGGTTCTCTCCGGGCTGGGGGTGCGGCAGATCTTCTGGAAGGCGGCGATTCAGCCGGGGGGGCCCATCGCCTTCGGCATCCGGGACAGCGTGCCGGTCTTCTCTCTCCCCGGCAACCCGGTGGCGACGCTGATCACCTTCGAGATGT
Protein-coding sequences here:
- the glp gene encoding gephyrin-like molybdotransferase Glp, translated to MAVTFEEARSLILENVVPLATERVQLLAAVGRILAEELRAPWDLPGWDNSAMDGYAVRAEDCREPVTLVVVDYLPAGGSAEGMVVRPGTAVKIMTGAPVPQGCTAVVPFEAATEEGDRVHIRDRVEPRSHIRFRGEDLRAGDLVIPAGTLLRPPEINMLAAFGQAQVAVYRRPRVSILSTGDELVELGEAIAPGKIVNSNSHSLAAAVMEAGGEPVLLGIARDNRESHLEKLSAGLAADVLLTSAGVSAGDRDLVREVLSGLGVRQIFWKAAIQPGGPIAFGIRDSVPVFSLPGNPVATLITFEMFVRPALLQMQGHGGVVRPTVRARLQEPAKKKPGRVRFLRVQVRGSETGLVASSSGDQNTGILRTMVRANGIVILPAEREYFAAGDEVDVHLLDPIWTLPQGRG